The segment TAACAAGAGTTTGGTCGTCCTTCACCAGTTACACCTttccctctcttcttctttgacTCCCTCTTCTCAGCTTCATCTCCTCCCCCGCCTGTCTGTATCTTCTCTTCTcccatttttttttacattaccAAAGATTTGTGTTGGATATTGTTCTGATGAATAAGTGTGCATGTGTTTGCAGAAACTCTCTTGTATCAGAGCTGAATAGCATCTCTAAGTTGTCTGAGAAATGCAATATTCAAATCCCCATGGAGGTTCTTAGGTGAGACAGCTAGTCTTTTTTCTTCCCTACTTTGCTTGGTTTCTAATGTTTTGCATATTTTGTCTCTAGCTTGATTGATGATGGGAAGAACCCTGACGAGTTTGCAAGGGATGTTCTCAATAGCTGTGTTGCCAGAAATCAAGCTACAAAGGGCAAGACTGACGCTTTCAAGGTTACCCCTTCTCTATTCTTAATAACCTCTCTAATGCTTCCTGATAATGGACATGGTTTTAAGTCGTAACATTTGTGTTATAGGAATTGAGAAAACATATACTGGAGGAGCTTGAAGAGACATTTCCTGATGAAGTTGACAAGTATAGAGAAATCCGTGCTACTTCTGCTGCTGTAAGTAGTTTTCAACAATTGCTTCCTTGATGATCTTATACATGTTGGTTTATATACTACCACCCAGTAAAGAGTTAAGGGTGACAGTTGATATTCATCAAATTCAGGAAGCCAAACGTCTGGCCCAATCGCAAACTGTGTTACCAAATGGGGATGCCAAGGTCAAGAGCGAGCTATAATAAGAGCCCAATCTTGCCCTGTAGAATAAAACGAACAAGACCGTTGCAATTTCTATACTATCTATTTCTTTGTTTCAAGTCTTTTCTCACCTGCAACTTCATCTATATGTAAATCTACCCTCCAAAAAATGCAATTACTTGTCCTTATCAATGTCCGTGG is part of the Brassica rapa cultivar Chiifu-401-42 chromosome A09, CAAS_Brap_v3.01, whole genome shotgun sequence genome and harbors:
- the LOC103840634 gene encoding mediator of RNA polymerase II transcription subunit 10b isoform X3, which gives rise to MITWMDVCLSLRERERAVMDPAHNTSAAEIGGSNGNATVSDDSKESLDQVINSINKSLVVLHQNSLVSELNSISKLSEKCNIQIPMEVLSLIDDGKNPDEFARDVLNSCVARNQATKGKTDAFKELRKHILEELEETFPDEVDKYREIRATSAAEAKRLAQSQTVLPNGDAKVKSEL
- the LOC103840634 gene encoding mediator of RNA polymerase II transcription subunit 10b isoform X1: MITWMDVCLSLRERERAVMDPAHNTSAAEIGGSNGNATVSDDSKESLDQVINSINKSLVVLHQLHLSLSSSLTPSSQLHLLPRLNSLVSELNSISKLSEKCNIQIPMEVLSLIDDGKNPDEFARDVLNSCVARNQATKGKTDAFKELRKHILEELEETFPDEVDKYREIRATSAAEAKRLAQSQTVLPNGDAKVKSEL
- the LOC103840634 gene encoding mediator of RNA polymerase II transcription subunit 10b isoform X2 — translated: MDPAHNTSAAEIGGSNGNATVSDDSKESLDQVINSINKSLVVLHQLHLSLSSSLTPSSQLHLLPRLNSLVSELNSISKLSEKCNIQIPMEVLSLIDDGKNPDEFARDVLNSCVARNQATKGKTDAFKELRKHILEELEETFPDEVDKYREIRATSAAEAKRLAQSQTVLPNGDAKVKSEL